Proteins from one Ficedula albicollis isolate OC2 chromosome 3, FicAlb1.5, whole genome shotgun sequence genomic window:
- the CCDC167 gene encoding coiled-coil domain-containing protein 167 translates to MAEHVIYLSSASNLKIDGLEEKLARCRQSMEEVDLKLRREKLSPEGRKSLERERNLLMTKADNYEKELSVLRKENRKNAALAVAMALLIALIYTCWTM, encoded by the exons ATGGCAGAGCATGTCATATATCTGTCATCAGCTAGTAACTTAAAG ATTGATGGATTGGAGGAGAAGCTGGCACGCTGCAGACAGAGCATGGAAGAGGTGGATCTTAAGCTACGCAGGGAGAAGCTCAGCCCTGAAGGAAG AAAGTCACTGGAGAGAGAGCGAAACTTACTAATGACCAAAGCTGACAACTATG AGAAAGAACTGAGTGTGCTTCGTAAGGAAAATCGCAAGAACGCTGCCCTTGCTGTGGCCATGGCATTGCTGATTGCTCTTATTTACACCTGCTGGACGATGTGA